The sequence below is a genomic window from Hyperolius riggenbachi isolate aHypRig1 chromosome 7, aHypRig1.pri, whole genome shotgun sequence.
gataattggatgtagcttaccttccctttatgctagcaggtgcagaaagagagcagccaagattgcctctgacccatctcactctgctcactacatcttccagcgcatgccttcaggagtaagattccggtcagtcACATCTAACACTTCTAGGCACAAGAACAGCTTCTTCTCTCAGGCtgtagccatgcttaatgcagaaccatggtacatctgctaggacttgaaagcattacagcatagaacttaaaatgaacacttctcaccCTGCTTTTTGTTGGCATTATAACTTACATACtgtctgtaatgatctgctcagctgtctgcacaggcagacagctttttgaccattctttaggtctgagtgttgcaggtctctggaaaagagacctgtcttcactctgtgaGTTTCAGAGatactgttctggggaggaatttgcatccacttgtcatgcaaattgcttagctgcttcctttgatggcttgcagtataaataccatttactcccagaattccctgctggtcatgatggtttgttcctgctaacttacctggaggctTAGCCCTCTGcttattgtttgctaatattgctatcttagagtagttccttgggagtgcattTGCATTCCTTCTAGCTTAGTGAGgtcgtattatctgtattgccttgttctgtctttcTGTGCGATTGTACTATTGCCAGCGGTGGCTATTAGTAAATCGttctgtctgccttagatcacattcgccttagcgttagaggcggtggatctctctgtattctgtctaggagtatagccagagctgcggttgctactggtgactccttctgtctgtcttgttgtgcggatcgcactcgctcaggcggaagagcagaggatcctttcaatcctgttcctgtgtacggatcgcactcacTCAGGCGGAAGAGCAGTGAATCCTATCTGTCTTgttcctgttttctgtttgtccagagcaaacgcttgctgtttcCTAAGGTAAGGCAACCTATTAGCaggcgtttctgttatttgtttgtttgtgatttctgtgttcttttgttagtcagggttggcacgttttgtctctgttgcgcttttcgtgcggagaccgcgtttagctagtgcgtttgttattttccttggtgttCTGATTGTTATTATTTACTGTGCCTATCTTACTtcacctatgctctgtctttactcagtctcgtgtcactattagcaatcgccattctggcGATTGCTTTCCCCCTTGGTCTTCGCtggtgtgtgttcactgtcgccgggtggcgactagattggtggacattcatacattctgtctctgtgctctctctctctttcactaggggttatcttgccctgtattgcttcccctcgtacaattcctatctggcatctgtggcagtgcggagggtttattcctctgcactccacagctccatcttccggtgggaattcccctctactctacattgcaccaaagctgggttctgttgttcagacgcttgtggagaatttccgcagtgtcggcgcgcatcttgtgcgctgaccacggagatattccATAATCGTTacactgtccttgacttgtaatatatataccatctagtggccaaaaaatgaaaatacaactgcatatgtttaaataaattaaaaaaaaataattccccaTTACTTTAAAGCCCTCATTTCCCTCTCTGCTATAGTTACCAAaacaaaacacttgttaaaaaaaattaacaaccttaaaataataataaaaataaataaatactttagGGACTCAGGTTTTTAAATAATATGTCATAAGGGTATGTTTGCAAATAAgggtttgtaattattgatattgtataaataaagaaatacataactgaaaaaatacacctttatttccaaataaattattgtccccatacattgtacaGTACTAGGAACACGGttgaaatgttgtaataactggagcaaatgggaaaataaaacatGTAGGTTTTATCAACCATAGCACattgttattttaaaactataatggctgaaaactgagaaatcatgtttttatttttatttttttcttattcctgcaaataaaataaaataattgtttgcaaaaagtaccacctataaaaagcctaatttgtggtaaaaaaaaaatatatatatagatcattttggtgtgaaaagtagtgataaagtaattgggcaaattaatgggaggagtgtgatatgtgaaaaggaaaataacctgtggtagggaagtggttaactatAACTAACAaaatcattgctatctgttggctcaacccaacctttttttttgtatggaACTTATCCAGTGACAGTTGCTACTTTTTAGAATTTCACAGAAACgtgacattgtacagtccctacactAAGATTTAGCACAATTAAGTATAATCCTGCAAAGTCAAAGAGAGAAGAACCATCGGCTCAGTTATGATGACGTGACGTGCATAGacattttttgcttgtatatcaagacgttggttgtatatcaagtcaaaatttcatcaAATGTTTGCTTGTCCTGCAAAacactcttaaaccaagttacgtaCAATCCAAAGATTTACTGTATGTGGCTTTCTACAGACTAATTTTCTGCACTAATGTTTTAGAGCCATTCTTTGTTTGCACAAACCACCGAACAGTCAGGACATCAGTCAAAGGCCACAGATGTCACCATTACAGATAGCAAACAACCAGTgctattcaaaagtgggtgttttgAAAGCTACCATAGTTTTTCCTAAATTTTCCCAAGTCTgaacataattttgaaaatgacataTTTAGCTGATGAATTaaatttgtccctacctatttttttatGTGACTCGGGTCCAACCTGTAAGACACATCAACATTTATTCTACAGcttaattattttaaaatgaattcATGTGTACCTCATTTGATAACAAAATggatgcacagcaatccattattcAAAGTGCCCCATTGGCTTTTTGGAAAGCCATTTTTCTTTTGGACTAATTGTTACAGCACCATTttttgtttgcatagccccagaagagtCGGGACATCAGGAAAAGGCCACAAAATGTATGTCACCATTATGAAAAGCTAACAACCAGGACTATTCAAAAGTGGGCGGTTTGTAAGGCACCAGCTCGGGCAATTTTGCTGAAATGTACCCAAGTttaatcataattttgaaaattacattttcttaATGTTGGATTAAGTTTGTGCCTGCCTATTTTTATGTGACAAGGGTCCAAGCTATAAAACACATCAAAAGTTATTCTACAACTCATTTAGATTTAAATTAGGTCACATATAGTACATTTTATGCTGTGATTCCTGCGTATTTAAAAAACGGAGTCCCTCACTTAAAATCGCAAAGCCCATACAGAAGCTATAGACTGTTGGCAAGTACTGGAAGTCTGCGGAGGCTAAAGTGTGCATTAAAAAGCGTAGTCCATGCGCAAAATCACAGATGGAAACCTATTTTCCGCAATGCTAGTATAGTCCCAACCTAAGAATGATCACTGGCTGTAACAGCAATCGTTgacaaaaaacaggtaaaaaattGATTCAGGGAACAAATGTTTACTTGCACCAGTTAGTGCCACTTTGGGAGTGGATGGGAGTATGTGTGTATGCGCAGAGTGTGCACATGCATAAGGCTTGAAAGAGCATGTGTGCGCACGCAGGATTGTGTGTAGAGGTGGATGATGGTGCGCACACACTTGTGATCATGGACAGTGGTGGCAATCGTGCACAGAGCTCAAACACAGAAGCCTGAATTTCTTCAAATACACCCAAcatttcttaaccacttcggtaccagcagcctctgcccccttaaggaccagaggctgctggtacgctaaaacgtGCATACCGAAAAATTgccgcaataatccgtcgctTCCGCCAGTCACGCCGCTCCGTCCCGGCCGCAGGCTGCTATCTCTGCTGTCTTTCATTGGCCCCCTGACCctttcactcaatgtaagccaatgggaagagCTTACAGGAataacagggccaggagccaatgaaaacggctcctgcccggctcacagtgctctgccgtcatagaggcggcagggcagcacattgtggCGGGTAGAAAGCGGCGAGAGTGGCGGGAATGGGCGGAGgcacgcggtgaatgggacgtaaaggttacgtccggtcagaaccgcagcgccacccgcctgacgtagatttaaactgcgtcggtctGAAAGCAGTTAACTAAGTGGCTTCCGAATGTTTACCAGGGGTCACTGAAACTAACTTCTCCTATTCTAGttgatgaaaataaaaaatgtgaggTTAAGAAAATCATCCATAGCAAGAGAGGAGCATGTACCCTCCAATATCCTAAAGTAATGAAAAGAGTAAGGGAAACAGTATGTGGGCCAATAAGCATCAATAACATGTTGGCGCATTATAAATACAATCAatggtaataataataaggtcACCAACTCATCATGAATGATGAAACAAATAGCGTAAAGTAGGGTAAAAGGTGAGACAGCTCATTTAGGCGCAGAGCCGCGCTCAtgatttgggcgccaccataggtcttaatgcaaattacaccaatagcagtgttcagtgattaatTCATTCATTGGGGTAGCACCagcgatggtcgtagtcagccaacttcgctacgctggaactacgcgtagttttacgcaattacacttTGACAAACGatagctttgaaatcaaatatttgtttcatatgcatttcatagactacgcgttaaaatatgcaattacgcgtagtgcgaagcgtagtgtatgcggatgattatgcccgtatgcagaaaatgtaaCATATCAATTCCTCTTTTAATGCTtaaaccgggaactcttctatgcgtacattcctcttgccaatgcgtaaatttgtaagcatacaatcgcacgcagaaaattagacgcgagtaacgcattcgtagttcactacgcaatacacatgttaactacgcatagtgggcgtaagctacgtgtagcggtactttgctacgcttaaattcgtaagcatagttttgaaacttctacgaactacgatgcgtaaattctcactggtgttgtttctgctcatccTTGGGTAGCACAGGGGATGCAGCCTGGTAGTCACCTACCGCAAACTAGTATACTGCACTGTAAGGTTAACAGTCAATCAACCCTTGCAGGATTGTAGTAGAAGAGGTAAAGGAGGCACAGTTCCTTCAAAGtttattttcaagcagggtcattgATACAGTGGTGCTTGATAGGAGTGACAAATTACAGCCTAATAGCTGCTTCAGAGGAAGGAAGAGAGTTCCGCACAATATCTATAGCCACAATAAATCCCAACTTTATTGAATCAGGTAAAAGCCGTACAGGCTGGTAGCTGACATGTTTGGGACAcgcaggtccttaatcatagaacaagttcatgttaaaaagcaaagtcAATATATGCTCTGAATCCCACCCCTCACATGTTGGACAGATGACACACCCTCCCAggccaggagaggaaggggagggaaAAAGAAGCAAACTAAAAAATGGGAACACCTCCCAaggtaaacaataaaaaaaatacataacataTGAAAAAGTAGGGGTAATCAGAGACATGGTGTATCAGAGCCATTGGAATACAACCGGTCTGTACAATTCAGGTTTAAACGGTCATGTCTGTAAAGACGTAAGTGAAAGAAAGTCACCCTAAATGAGCTGAACAGTGGGCATTTAGGTAATACAATTCAGATCCCATCTGGTGTTAAGTCCATGTGGCGTACATGTCCCCAACTGAAAGATCCAGAAAGCTTCTCTGATCAATAATAATCTCTGCACATCCCCATCCCGAGGTGGTCTAGAAATGTGTTCGATCCCTCGGAAAgaaaaagaggacatgtcgcCGCAATGGACTAATAGCTGTTTCGCAAGAGAACTTGCTTCATCAGAGGCCATGCATAACCTCTGAAGAAGCAAAttgttttgcaataaaaaaaaagcttgggCTGCAATTTGTCACCCCCAACATTTGAGAGCACGTTACGTATGCCTCTGGTCAGCTTATTCACTCCCTGGAGCAATTAATGTCACAAATCTGGTCTTTTCTTTTCTTGGAAAACCCTTGCAGGATGCTCTAGAAAACACATTCTGAGGAAGTCCACCAATTGCCATTTCCACACATGAGAAATCAAAATTTAATTTGAatatatttgtttgtttattattgtaatgtactTAATgtagaaaaacacacaaaaatgccCATAAACTTTAAATTAGtcacaatagtttttattgaaaaaaaattttcagCATACAAGTTATGTAAGTATCTAATGGCATAGTGTGCAATATGTGTAGAacaaataacaaataaacaatatataaaaaatttttcccacattaacatatacattttcacTATAAAAATAAACTCGGTCGTATAGCTAGCTTATTATTAAGTTAAATGTCACTTTGAAATAAAGTTGCAGCTTATAATCATGGTGTAGAATAAAAAGAAACACTTAATAATACTGTGTGGATTGTAAATCCGCTTAaatctgcagtaaatctgcataaAGGTACAGAATCCGCATCCAGATGCGTAAATTCAATGCTACCCTGCTGAATTCCGCGTTAGAATTTAAAAAGCTTCAAAATCGTGCAAAAACGCGCAAAGAGACGCGCGGAAGACGCCAATCGGTGTGAAAACGCGCTATAAACGCGTTCAACGCACCCAGGCGTGTGACCTATCTGTAAATGTGGAAAAGCACCAATATTCATATAAAAATGATGGGAAATTTCACTAAGATATAAAAACTATGATAACAAGTATcaaataaacaatatataaaaaaaaaaaagtttcccacatTAACATATAAATTttcattataaaaataaaactcaGTCATATAACTAGCTTCTTATTAAGTTAAATGTAACTTTGAGATGGTGTAGAATAAAAAAGAGACACTCAATAGTACTCTATAGATTGTAAATCCGCTTAAATCTGCATAAAATCCGCATAAAGGTGCAGAATCCGCATCCCGATGCGTAAATGCAATGCTACCATGCGGAATTCCGCGTTAGAATTTAAAGAGCCTCAAAATCGTGCAAAATGCGCAAAAACGCGCAAACGCGCAGAAACGCGCAAACGCGCAGAAACGTGCAAAAAACACGCAAACGCGCGAAAAACACGCAAGCGCACAGAAACGCGTGAAAAACGCCAACAGGTGCGAAACCGTGCTAGAAACGCGTTCAACGCACCCAGGCGTGTGACCTATCTATAAATGTGGAAAAGCACCAATATTCACATAAAAATGATGGGAAATTTCACTAAAATATAGAAACTATGAAAATTACAAAATTATAACAACTTATTAAAATGCTGTGTATAgaatgtttaaaccatcttcaacTTGATGTGATATGAATTGTGCTTACTTACTTACTAGAAATAAATCTGTGTCAAATAGTATTGACACAGTTGCAACCTCTGGAGTAAATTCTTGataatgtgtgtttgaatttcaAAGTGTACATTTCTAAGATATATTGAGAGAGTATGGAATTAAATTAATGAGAAATAAGGATCCTCtcaacctggaaaatgggggagtTAACCCCCTACTGAGATTCCAGGGAGTGGAGCCTGCGAATCTTAGCCCACAGTCTCCAGAATAAACGCTTGACTGAGGATAACTATAATAAGATGCAGTAAATTAACTCCAGATAAGAAATAAGCACAATTTCAGAATAAATGTCTGAAAATTAGCAGATTGTAGATTAATGATATtgtactaaactaaactaaacaaaacaaaactaaacaACTAACTAAACTAATAACTAAACTACTATGCTTTCCATACTATCCAAATTAGTGTTTAATGGTGTAAGTTCAACTCTACCTTTAGTGAGTTCCAATAGGTCATGTGCGTAAGAAGAGCTTCTCTCCAGGGGGGGGGATCACCAGCAAACCTGAATTTGTATCTGTTGTCTCCAatgcaaggggtagaggaagtaataactgtagtaaaagtaATAGAGGTGAAAAAAGGTAATGAGAGGTAATAAACCCGGGGGAAACCCGGGGGAAAAGGACTAGTAGGGGGAAGCAAGTCTATGGCTAGGCATCTTTAGCAGTTCAGGAAGTGCCAGAAGCCTCTTCAGCTTTGTCTTCCTCAGCTTGCGGTGGGGTTGTGTCCATCTCTTTCTGGGTAGGGGCTTTGGAGAGGGGTCTATCTCTTCTAGGGTCTTTAGGGGCAGAAGTAGGGATATTCCATCTTGCCAGCATCTCATGTCCTTCTTCTGGGGTCTTCATGACATGGTAGTTGCCATTGTTGTTTACAATCAACTTAGTGGGGAATCCCCAGgagtaaagcagcccatacactcagccgattttctggccgaccgatcgatcgcggtcgatcgatcgatcgatcgatcgcaaatcggttggccaatcgaccgatcgacggccgatttcgatcgatttcgatggatttccatcgaactagcagggtggaaaatttaggtcgatctgatgagattgcttatcagtttgcattggccttaatggaaatctgatggcaaaaaaatgccatcagatcgaatttcaacagatttcaaactgaaatctattggaattctatcctggtaaaaaatgttctaaaaacgcatcagatagatcatcagatgcatttcttatctgtctgctgccaatctgacgagtgtatgggcaccttaagggatATTCTTGTGCCTGAGAGTTGCAGTAATTTCGGAAAAAGAGcgccttgcttgtagagtcatcTGGGACAGGTCTTGGTACAGTGAAAGGTCCTGATATGGGCTGGGGAGCTTTTTCCCTCCCCTGGTCGCAGCTAACAGTCTTTCCTTCACATggaaaaaatgccctttaaaactttaaattaAAAGCAATGTCCCAAAACTGAAGTTATACATTTACTTTATCTCCATCTGGGCAGTAAAGATAAATAATTTGACAGATGTTTGTAAGGTGACTGGAAAGCAGTTAGGTCTACAGAAGCATCTGAGATGAAATATTCAGCCAATGCCAGGAAAAGCCCTTGTTTATTTTACAATTCCCCCACCCCCTAAAAATAcacgttttgcaagttgagtttaacATCATTTCTGACTTATTGCAGAGCAATTTGCAGAGAACCAAAGTAGAATCCACTTCATACTTGAAGGTATCGATGTGTGTCAGTGTTTATCATGTAAAGCATTGTTCTTTTGCATATTGTGATTGATTTGCCTGTAGCAGAGTAATTTCATACGGCCAAGATTTGCATGGCTCACCTATTGTATCAGCCGTACAATGAGCAACCAGTACAGTAGCTGTGATACTCCTCGCTGGACGCTGTTGTGTTTGGGCTGATGGTCCTGGTTCTGAGACCGGACAACCGAAATGGCAATTCCAACACCTATAAACATGATCAGAATCACTATGATCGTCATGTCTTGGCTGACAGGAATTATCCTGAATTCCTCCATAGTTGCTGTATATTTCGGAGACCGGGCAGATAGCCGACATTTCAGTGTCTGTGATAAGATCTTCATCTCTACAGCTCTCCTCAACATTGTCCAACAATGCTTTATCTCTGTAATTTACCCTTTTTCTTACTTTGCCCTGTATTTGCTATCTGCTAAGAAAATGTACATTATTGTATTCATCAGTAATTGCTCTATGGTTTATGGCAATTTTCGGTACACCGCTTGGCTTTCCATCTACTACTTCCTGAAATTGGTCAAATCCTCCCACTATTTCTTCCCTCAGCTGAAGAAGACCTTGTCCTCCTTTACTGTGCAAATTCTCATTACGACATTGTTGGGAACAGTCTTTATAAATGTCCCATGCACATGGACAATACATGGAGAATTTCCTCAGAATGAGACAACCAACCAATCAGATGGCAATTACCAACTCCCAATGAATGTCCCTTTCATTGTTTTTAACTTGGGGTGTGGCTGTTTTCTTCCATTCCTGGCAACTATCACGTGTATTGGACTCAGTGTAGTGTCTATTTTGAGTCATGTGAGGAGGGTACATCAAAATGTATCCCAGTTCACCTCCTCACCACAGATACAGGGTCTCCTCAGAGCGGCAAGGACAATGACTCTTCAACTAATCCTTAATACATTACTTTTTCTCACAGTCAGTTCCATGTTTCTAATATCGTCTTCAAATGCAACTCTTTCAGTGATTGAGTCTGTATTCATCATGTCTTTTCCTTCTGCTCAAGCCTTGACTTTGATCGCGGGGAATCCAAAGCTACGTAAAATATTATTTTGTCCAACTGTTCCATCTTGAGCCAAATTGTATCATTTATCCCAGAGAGGGCCCAGCCACTACACTGCCACAACACAGTCATTATTCAGAATGCTAACTAGAAACAAAGTTTTGCTAATTATAATTTTTGAAGGACAAAACATTTTCAGTAGACGTTTATGTGAACTTTACTCTTACTCAGTGATGTATATAACAGAGGCATagttatgggtgggcaaggggggacttatgtccctgggcgcagcactgtgagggcactcAGCACGGCCATTGCACCCCCATGCACGTGAGAGGCAGCTTGCTGGCTGGCCGAAATGCCcccgcttctctccctccctctgcagaggtgtGCAGAAACGTTACAGCAGCAGAACAAGCGGACACGTCTGTCTATATaaacaggaggaagggggggcacattaggctaagtaaagggggcacatctggctatctatgggggaagggggcacatgtggctatctaaacagcatttgtccaTCTGTCTCCACccttgaccacgcccacattctgatgtgGGTGCACGCCCATTTTGTCAGGGGGGGGGTGGCGTCTTTGTCTTTGGGCGCTGAaaaccatagctacgcctctggtattTCATTAAACTTAATAGTGTAAACCTATGAGCTACTAAAAATGTTCTATTCCTACTGGACTCTCACTCCACATGTTTCTAGACTTTATTTCAAGCTATGTGtggattattatcatgtattccttcacaaacacacacactataa
It includes:
- the LOC137526212 gene encoding taste receptor type 2 member 9-like, whose amino-acid sequence is MAIPTPINMIRITMIVMSWLTGIILNSSIVAVYFGDRADSRHFSVCDKIFISTALLNIVQQCFISVIYPFSYFALYLLSAKKMYIIVFISNCSMVYGNFRYTAWLSIYYFLKLVKSSHYFFPQLKKTLSSFTVQILITTLLGTVFINVPCTWTIHGEFPQNETTNQSDGNYQLPMNVPFIVFNLGCGCFLPFLATITCIGLSVVSILSHVRRVHQNVSQFTSSPQIQGLLRAARTMTLQLILNTLLFLTVSSMFLISSSNATLSVIESVFIMSFPSAQALTLIAGNPKLRKILFCPTVPS